A genomic region of Saimiri boliviensis isolate mSaiBol1 chromosome 20, mSaiBol1.pri, whole genome shotgun sequence contains the following coding sequences:
- the FAM220A gene encoding protein FAM220A — translation MTSGPSHPRTRSMRDKRGPLGTCLAPVQRARGGDLDKILHRLKKRMLKEGPWPAVVPSWINKPADDRNSQSAALSLEMRKDPSGAGLWLHSGDLMLPHVKESIRRNLASVPALSAAMGLFSAPTECSAGVSCSGVEALRWDWLGGGPEATNGHRGQCPKGEPWVSGLPHHQKLLEIGSCQDDPLSAFLKGLGSELEPSCLHSVLPVVLHVFLEVLLNDETERVFLDRLKPMFSKQTIEFKKMLKSTSDGLQMTVELLALQPFELANSLCHS, via the coding sequence ATGACCTCAGGCCCATCCCATCCAAGAACACGAAGCATGAGGGACAAAAGAGGGCCCCTTGGCACCTGCCTGGCACCAGTGCAGCGGGCTAGAGGAGGTGATTTGGACAAAATATTACACAGACTTAAGAAAAGAATGCTGAAGGAGGGCCCCTGGCCTGCAGTTGTACCCTCCTGGATCAATAAGCCTGCGGATGACAGAAATTCACAGAGTGCTGCATTATCACTGGAAATGAGAAAGGATCCTAGCGGGGCTGGCCTCTGGCTTCACAGTGGTGACCTAATGCTTCCACATGTGAAAGAATCAATAAGAAGAAATCTAGCCTCAGTACCTGCTCTGAGCGCAGCCATGGGTTTGTTCTCTGCTCCAACAGAGTGTTCTGCTGGGGTGTCCTGCAGTGGTGTTGAAGCTCTGAGGTGGGACTGGCTCGGAGGAGGGCCCGAGGCCACCAACGGCCACAGAGGACAGTGCCCCAAAGGAGAGCCTTGGGTGTCAGGACTGCCACACCATCAAAAACTGCTGGAAATTGGAAGTTGTCAGGATGACCCACTAAGTGCTTTTCTCAAGGGTCTGGGCTCTGAGTTGGAACCCTCTTGCCTGCACTCCGTCCTGCCTGTAGTGCTGCACGTGTTTCTAGAAGTGCTCCTGAATGATGAGACAGAACGAGTTTTCCTTGACCGTTTAAAGCCCATGTTTTCAAAGCAAACAATAGAATTCAAGAAAATGCTTAAAAGCACCTCAGATGGTCTCCAGATGACAGTGGAGTTACTGGCTCTGCAACCTTTTGAATTAGCAAATTCATTATGCCATAGTTAA